In the Chitinivibrionales bacterium genome, one interval contains:
- the recR gene encoding recombination mediator RecR gives MIEPLENLVEALSQLPTIGKKTALRLALYLLERPQHELDNLSQSIATVKSKIKVCKTCFNYGIAELCEVCLSARRDTSVICVVEKPSDVLVFEKTGIFRGLYHVLGGVLSPINGVTADKLRIAELRKRLDKGGVKELILGLGASAEAETTCLYLARIFADLHLKITLLARGVPAGTELEYIDQITLNQALHERVEIRYGESEGL, from the coding sequence TTGATCGAACCGCTTGAAAACCTTGTCGAGGCGCTGAGCCAGCTGCCCACCATCGGCAAAAAGACCGCGCTGCGGCTCGCGCTGTACCTGCTTGAGCGTCCGCAGCACGAGCTCGACAACCTTTCCCAGAGCATCGCGACCGTCAAATCGAAAATTAAAGTGTGCAAGACCTGCTTCAATTACGGCATTGCCGAATTGTGCGAGGTGTGCTTGTCTGCCAGGCGCGACACGAGCGTGATCTGCGTGGTGGAAAAACCGTCCGACGTGCTCGTGTTCGAAAAAACCGGCATCTTTCGCGGCCTTTACCACGTGCTCGGCGGCGTGCTTTCGCCCATCAACGGCGTCACTGCGGACAAGCTGCGCATCGCCGAGCTTAGGAAACGTCTTGACAAAGGAGGCGTGAAGGAGCTCATTCTGGGTCTGGGCGCGAGCGCCGAGGCCGAGACCACGTGCCTGTACCTTGCGCGCATTTTCGCCGATTTGCATTTGAAAATCACCCTGCTCGCCCGCGGCGTGCCGGCGGGGACGGAGCTGGAATATATTGACCAGATCACGCTTAATCAGGCGCTGCATGAGCGGGTGGAAATCAGGTATGGAGAGTCTGAAGGTCTATAA
- a CDS encoding YbaB/EbfC family nucleoid-associated protein: protein MSQNINKILKQAQRLQAQMAQAQDELAKKTFEGTAGGTMVKVTLNGGGDCVSVSLNPEVVDPDDVEMLEDLVVAAFKNAQEKVKAQSEAAFGGLTKGMNLGGLGLAP from the coding sequence ATGTCCCAGAACATCAACAAGATCCTGAAGCAGGCGCAGCGCCTTCAGGCGCAGATGGCGCAGGCGCAGGACGAGCTCGCCAAGAAAACGTTCGAGGGCACGGCGGGCGGCACCATGGTGAAGGTGACCCTGAACGGCGGCGGCGACTGCGTTTCGGTGTCGCTCAACCCCGAGGTGGTCGACCCCGACGACGTCGAGATGCTCGAGGACCTCGTCGTGGCCGCGTTCAAAAACGCGCAGGAGAAGGTGAAGGCTCAGTCGGAGGCGGCGTTCGGCGGGCTCACCAAGGGGATGAACCTGGGCGGGCTGGGGCTTGCGCCGTAA
- the dnaX gene encoding DNA polymerase III subunit gamma/tau, with protein MSYLVFARKYRPLTFDDVVGQEHITATLKKAIEKDRVAHAYIFTGTRGVGKTTTARILARALNCDRGPTPTPCGVCEPCKNIIGGSSFDVLEIDGASNNSVEDIREIRENVRYSSMGGKYRIYVIDEVHMLSKSAFNALLKTLEEPPANVIFIFATTEPQKIPATIHSRCQRFDFRRISTEQIAARLEKICTAEKIAFDPGALTVVARKAEGSMRDGLSLLDQVFSFSHEKIDEGSVRSVLGIIGTEIYDTVMKAVAEKNAAPVLAAVEDILARGFDLHEFVIGLEDHLRTLLLCRIPSVMGNPRIDLPSDSSGAIAKAASAFSEAALLRMAEIVRKTERDLRYSDFPRFLVELMLFKLVHLDNTVELEKLLEALGGQDPSLDAAASSPASFSTQDKKKSEVTPAAAAPAPARPVAAPAAAPIADLQGDAPDDDEAQFDDGDNGPSSVNEAGPAGQLNLQAKWPEFLQHLKQDRPTLEYHMSSAYVVSSTPSSIDIRFPKAFRFQFNEILKKKNRDEIQAKLDEFALGHVELHITLEQAGDPARPAGPAAAAKAPLSINNEISNEPVIKSVLDIFDGSVL; from the coding sequence ATGAGCTATCTCGTTTTTGCCAGAAAATACCGCCCGCTCACCTTCGACGACGTCGTGGGGCAGGAGCACATCACGGCCACGCTCAAGAAGGCCATCGAGAAGGACCGCGTGGCGCATGCCTACATTTTCACCGGCACGCGCGGCGTGGGAAAGACCACCACGGCGCGGATCCTGGCGCGCGCGCTCAACTGCGACAGGGGCCCCACGCCCACGCCATGCGGCGTGTGCGAGCCGTGCAAAAACATCATCGGCGGTTCGAGCTTTGACGTGCTGGAAATCGACGGCGCGTCAAACAATTCAGTCGAAGACATCCGCGAAATCCGCGAAAACGTGCGCTATTCGTCCATGGGCGGCAAATACCGCATCTACGTGATTGACGAAGTGCACATGCTCTCCAAGTCGGCGTTCAACGCACTGCTCAAGACGCTCGAGGAGCCGCCCGCCAACGTCATCTTCATCTTCGCCACCACCGAGCCGCAAAAAATTCCCGCCACCATCCATTCGCGCTGCCAGCGCTTCGATTTCCGCAGGATCTCCACGGAACAGATCGCGGCGCGGCTCGAGAAAATCTGCACGGCGGAAAAAATCGCGTTTGACCCCGGTGCGCTCACCGTGGTGGCGCGCAAGGCCGAGGGCAGCATGCGCGACGGTCTGAGCCTCCTCGACCAGGTGTTCTCGTTCTCGCATGAAAAGATCGACGAGGGCTCGGTGCGCTCCGTGCTCGGCATCATCGGCACCGAGATCTACGACACGGTCATGAAGGCCGTTGCCGAGAAAAACGCGGCGCCCGTGCTCGCCGCGGTGGAAGACATCCTGGCGCGCGGGTTCGACCTGCACGAGTTTGTGATCGGCCTCGAAGACCATTTGCGCACGCTGCTCTTGTGCCGCATCCCGTCGGTGATGGGCAATCCGCGCATCGATCTGCCTTCCGATTCGTCCGGCGCCATCGCGAAGGCCGCGTCGGCATTTTCCGAGGCCGCGCTCCTGCGCATGGCGGAGATCGTGCGCAAAACCGAACGCGACCTGCGGTACAGCGATTTTCCGCGGTTCCTCGTCGAGCTCATGCTGTTCAAGCTCGTGCACCTTGACAATACGGTCGAGCTCGAAAAACTCCTCGAGGCGCTGGGCGGGCAGGATCCCTCTCTTGACGCGGCCGCTTCTTCACCGGCATCTTTCTCGACTCAGGATAAAAAAAAAAGTGAGGTGACTCCTGCCGCGGCCGCCCCTGCGCCGGCCAGACCGGTTGCCGCGCCCGCAGCCGCTCCGATCGCGGATTTGCAGGGCGATGCGCCGGACGATGACGAAGCGCAGTTCGACGACGGGGACAATGGCCCCTCGTCTGTCAATGAGGCGGGCCCGGCCGGGCAATTAAATCTCCAGGCCAAATGGCCCGAGTTCCTGCAGCACCTCAAACAGGACCGGCCCACGCTGGAATACCACATGTCGTCCGCCTACGTGGTTTCGTCGACCCCATCGTCCATCGACATCCGGTTTCCCAAGGCGTTCCGTTTCCAGTTTAACGAGATCCTCAAAAAGAAAAACCGAGACGAAATCCAGGCAAAGCTCGATGAGTTCGCGCTCGGCCATGTTGAGCTCCACATCACCCTGGAGCAGGCCGGCGACCCGGCGCGTCCGGCGGGCCCGGCCGCCGCGGCAAAGGCGCCGCTGTCGATCAACAACGAAATCAGCAACGAGCCGGTCATCAAAAGCGTGCTTGACATATTCGACGGTTCGGTGCTGTAG
- a CDS encoding exodeoxyribonuclease V subunit gamma, whose protein sequence is MPLSVFFSNSLDLLAEQFAARLAQDWKDPFDPPVVIVPSAQVAHWLRQSMRRICGTDAVWTHRFLDGFIQEQIGRCRKKSSIKEERSMTSAEVLQLSVLRLLQGLTKAQYPWLYGPPGVEADAPIPERLLQLSSGISRLFLEYFSSRTGLPDAWAAGEDFFSEGKPPWEKEGEKFQRELYKKLLDNGEIWAVAHELKELRRRPSAKSTDENGPVYLFNVSGLGMAYHEFLTRQAETRDIHAFILNPCAAFWEDVRTVRDLRRERKWSLKKLKDYVPENDPDENPLLRSWGDFGKRVIKIWSERAADYANTEYLEKPALAEGENGSILKQIQRDLLLRMPGKPVAAGVGKQESDGSLEVFACKGRLRQLEVLRDWIVNVLRNDVAASQKLMLGDIGVYLPDAAACAVEIELVFGAYPQNHPLHIPWAFEGGRPDASAYAGAVRAYLALMDGAFARPQVLDFLSNPLVMEKTGTAAADLEAWTGWITALNIFRGFDAAHRHEVDGCDSSFHTWSQGINRLLLGRIAANPVRMGSADFLPYRDIAAGDDAGLFRFVSALEGLWADRAALCERLSGDGGWKAAAGLLAENLGRWLEPEDSGESAVQSEFLEALSIADANDRSLPAADMPSGVRLFLGWAASILPRRTAGRAGSPGVLVFRTLAAGNVFPFRLMALVNFGALDFPGENAPRPLDLRPLKKAVDDTDPIERNRHAFLEAVASVGERLAVFYPSLDAGSGEEMPPSSTVLELLTAAGLDIKRFRTETPLCAEEGDVPANGKVAKNPFPVMDGLVTALADEMRKNHDNAPDAEPPAQQAFSPEPAGERRRVKLSALRRWLEDPFTHRIESALGKDDPEETAEALLDEEPFETAFLDRLGLVRKMWDGALDGFEGCDGDGVAARCKMPDDKKEERWRGHFDDAYRLLRLESRTPDGFLGNVDKKDLFDNVKGYLRALWDEIGAVAGIAFVERLRLERGAAAGAPARQGLVFDHVPVKGRAVVLEGGPQVCFWEGDKRKLHLFVPVYPRMSNDRIVKYCLLPWLSAQATAVARRLDFGCVIHLTDGEKSEKIGIDIRQKEAAAYFQTALAAFLDETSVEHLPLQAVETFVQKRLAAAEEIEKADIEEWLEDDAGAQHPRYRHHSEFVDLLGPPVINDAREAAAARYGPLLYACYPQEPADREGEAACSAT, encoded by the coding sequence ATGCCGCTTTCCGTCTTCTTCTCCAACAGCCTCGACCTGCTCGCCGAACAGTTTGCGGCCAGGCTTGCACAGGATTGGAAAGACCCGTTTGACCCGCCGGTGGTCATCGTGCCTTCGGCGCAGGTCGCGCACTGGCTCAGGCAGAGCATGCGCAGGATCTGCGGCACCGATGCGGTGTGGACGCATCGCTTTCTCGACGGGTTCATTCAGGAACAGATCGGCCGGTGCAGGAAAAAATCAAGCATAAAGGAAGAGAGGAGCATGACATCGGCCGAGGTGCTGCAGTTGTCGGTCCTTCGGCTTTTGCAGGGGTTGACAAAAGCGCAATATCCCTGGCTGTACGGACCGCCCGGTGTGGAGGCGGACGCGCCCATTCCGGAGCGCCTGCTCCAGCTTTCCTCGGGCATCAGCCGGCTTTTTCTGGAATATTTTTCTTCGAGGACCGGGCTGCCGGACGCTTGGGCGGCGGGCGAAGACTTTTTTTCCGAGGGAAAGCCGCCGTGGGAAAAAGAAGGTGAGAAATTCCAAAGGGAACTATATAAGAAATTGCTGGACAACGGGGAAATCTGGGCCGTCGCGCACGAGCTCAAGGAATTGCGGCGTCGGCCGTCGGCCAAGTCAACAGATGAAAATGGGCCGGTATATCTTTTCAACGTCTCGGGGCTTGGAATGGCGTATCATGAGTTTCTCACCCGTCAAGCCGAAACCCGCGACATACATGCCTTCATCCTCAATCCCTGCGCCGCGTTCTGGGAAGACGTGCGGACCGTGCGCGACCTGCGCCGCGAGAGAAAATGGTCGCTTAAGAAGCTCAAGGACTATGTCCCGGAAAACGATCCGGACGAAAACCCGCTGCTGCGTTCCTGGGGCGATTTCGGCAAGCGCGTGATAAAAATCTGGAGCGAGCGCGCCGCCGATTACGCGAACACGGAATACCTGGAAAAACCGGCGCTTGCGGAAGGGGAAAATGGAAGCATTCTCAAACAGATCCAGCGTGATCTCCTGCTGCGGATGCCCGGAAAACCGGTTGCGGCCGGTGTTGGCAAACAAGAATCCGACGGCTCGCTCGAGGTGTTCGCCTGCAAGGGAAGGCTGCGGCAGCTCGAGGTTCTCCGCGACTGGATCGTGAACGTTCTACGCAACGACGTCGCAGCATCCCAAAAGCTGATGCTTGGCGATATCGGCGTTTACCTGCCTGACGCCGCCGCCTGCGCCGTTGAAATCGAACTTGTGTTCGGCGCGTATCCGCAGAACCATCCGTTGCATATTCCCTGGGCCTTTGAAGGCGGGCGCCCGGACGCGAGCGCGTACGCCGGCGCGGTGCGCGCCTATCTGGCGCTCATGGACGGCGCGTTCGCCAGGCCTCAGGTGCTCGATTTTCTGTCAAACCCGCTCGTGATGGAAAAAACCGGGACCGCGGCGGCGGACCTTGAGGCATGGACCGGATGGATCACGGCGCTGAACATTTTCCGCGGGTTCGACGCCGCGCACCGCCATGAAGTTGACGGATGCGACAGTTCCTTCCACACGTGGAGCCAGGGCATAAACCGGCTGCTTCTCGGCCGCATTGCGGCAAATCCGGTGCGCATGGGCAGCGCGGATTTTCTCCCGTACCGCGACATCGCCGCCGGCGACGACGCCGGCCTGTTCCGGTTTGTCAGCGCCCTCGAGGGATTGTGGGCCGACAGGGCGGCGCTTTGTGAACGGCTCTCCGGCGACGGCGGCTGGAAAGCGGCCGCGGGGCTGCTGGCCGAAAACCTCGGCCGATGGCTGGAACCTGAAGACAGCGGCGAGAGCGCGGTGCAAAGCGAGTTTCTCGAGGCGCTTTCAATCGCCGATGCCAATGACCGGTCGCTTCCGGCCGCGGATATGCCCAGCGGCGTCCGGCTTTTTCTGGGGTGGGCCGCGTCGATTTTACCCAGGCGGACCGCGGGCCGCGCCGGTTCACCCGGCGTGCTCGTGTTCCGCACGCTTGCGGCCGGCAACGTTTTTCCGTTCAGGCTAATGGCGCTTGTAAATTTCGGCGCGCTCGATTTCCCGGGCGAGAACGCGCCGCGGCCGCTTGACCTGCGGCCGTTGAAAAAAGCAGTTGACGATACGGACCCCATCGAGCGCAACCGCCACGCCTTTCTCGAGGCCGTGGCAAGCGTCGGGGAGCGTCTGGCGGTGTTCTACCCGTCGCTGGACGCGGGCAGCGGCGAGGAAATGCCGCCGTCATCGACCGTACTGGAGCTTCTTACCGCGGCAGGGCTTGACATAAAGCGATTCCGCACCGAAACGCCGTTGTGCGCCGAGGAAGGCGATGTTCCGGCGAACGGGAAAGTGGCGAAAAATCCCTTTCCCGTCATGGACGGCCTGGTTACCGCTCTGGCCGATGAGATGCGGAAAAATCATGATAACGCCCCAGACGCGGAGCCGCCGGCGCAACAGGCGTTTTCGCCCGAGCCGGCCGGCGAACGCCGCCGCGTCAAACTGTCCGCGCTCAGGCGCTGGCTTGAAGACCCGTTCACCCACCGTATCGAAAGCGCGCTCGGCAAAGACGATCCGGAGGAGACCGCGGAGGCGCTTCTTGACGAGGAGCCGTTCGAGACCGCGTTTCTCGACCGTCTCGGCCTTGTGCGAAAAATGTGGGACGGCGCGCTTGACGGATTCGAGGGCTGCGACGGCGACGGCGTGGCCGCGCGGTGCAAAATGCCTGATGACAAAAAGGAAGAACGGTGGCGCGGCCATTTCGATGATGCCTACCGTCTCCTGCGGCTCGAGTCCCGCACGCCCGACGGGTTCCTGGGCAACGTTGACAAAAAGGACCTTTTTGATAATGTCAAGGGATATTTACGGGCATTGTGGGACGAAATCGGCGCCGTTGCCGGCATCGCTTTTGTGGAAAGGCTGCGCCTCGAACGCGGGGCGGCAGCGGGCGCGCCCGCCCGCCAGGGACTGGTGTTTGACCATGTTCCTGTCAAAGGGCGGGCAGTGGTCCTCGAAGGCGGGCCGCAGGTTTGCTTTTGGGAAGGGGATAAAAGGAAGCTCCATCTTTTTGTTCCGGTTTATCCTCGCATGAGCAACGACAGAATCGTCAAATACTGCCTGCTTCCCTGGCTTTCGGCGCAGGCGACAGCCGTCGCGCGGAGGCTTGATTTCGGCTGCGTCATTCATCTGACGGACGGCGAAAAATCAGAAAAGATCGGGATTGACATAAGACAAAAAGAAGCGGCCGCCTATTTCCAGACGGCGCTTGCGGCGTTTCTTGATGAGACGTCGGTTGAGCATCTCCCGCTGCAGGCGGTTGAGACGTTTGTTCAGAAAAGGCTGGCGGCCGCCGAGGAAATTGAGAAAGCCGATATCGAGGAATGGCTCGAAGATGACGCCGGCGCGCAACATCCGCGGTACCGCCACCATTCGGAGTTTGTCGACCTGCTCGGGCCGCCGGTGATCAATGATGCGCGCGAGGCGGCGGCCGCGCGGTACGGCCCCCTCCTATATGCATGCTATCCGCAAGAACCCGCCGACAGAGAAGGGGAGGCCGCGTGTTCCGCGACATAG
- a CDS encoding UvrD-helicase domain-containing protein — protein MFRDIDLDKHGLVEASAGTGKTYTIERLVLRLLAEKNVLLENILVVTFTEAAAMELRSRMRALLGQACAGRGVDGFYISAKQMAWLSGELLAFDRANIFTIHGFCNRVLSRWPLETGLARGGEIVDEQSLANALVAEEMRGVWPEWDGRLEGALTKEIGEAGIEKFRAAVVAVAQRYAPGQVELAPEPCESLDAFCASEKAFDERVDGATGRLRKAAALLLEEYKRVKPLLRPAPLKDGKYDAITAWLNGFSCSETGVEEPVAEREETKETAGQWFGFTAPDMRVPEVAAFFGRWTAFVREKTGLCAEISSRSNSLVASLGLSLRHRLDRHRIGKGLTSYNDMIRSVEAALSRGTGALRDRLWRQYRYAIIDEFQDTNALQWNIFRSVFMEGGEKRLFVVGDPKQSIFRVQDADVYTYLEARGYYEEQCNKGLAKIYSLDVNHRSTKGLIDACNCYFSKNDWFAVAGIGFSPTGPADEKKSSANHADAGKKDEPDLTAMIGTLKPSGPVVVRPLYGLPDLMTGTRGCPRIGSQRMSYARYIVSKIIEWHQQGLPYRSMALLYETRTYAGPLLPLLREAGIPYSQYKEAGLFASLEALNWACLLEYLAEGAPQNLKRLLLTDFFGQDPSEVVAGRAVAQFGTVAAWWRTLAGRGQWPALMAAVFSGTALLCRAARRAGGKRVIAAYRQIGEWVAARLIADRMPPRDVAKLLRAYYAGTRPPPEEEDRFRRETEEDAVAATTIHSSKGLQFDVVFVLAGAGRARSPDAPYVVRAENGMRRGKILVSLDKSHKAAMAREEDGERRRLLYVGLTRARYKMVLPSWEEPKKDRKTGALLYDKLPHYEKNLLDASAENEKLFYRDLSAVSTAEPGRKRQTGYQRPRAGAFTSADSTPVESAARKIGAYAARCGISGRRQLLHSYTSLVHGGRDSGPEWRDEAHDNADEIAANLPEQLRFDPAAVLFGGSPEKDPQPSTLSGKKTGTALHEVLEGLDFTSVKTGNSVLNKKIENRFGAYGLLAGSVERRAETCRQVAGLLTAALSLKLPLVNGMTVSPAEIAPGDILSESYFSAAVGRRSGRIAEPAAGAGTSDSIIGFIDVIFRKGKDLYLLDWKSDTLDAYDKKSLGDAMEKRGYTVQAALYTAAFQRWLAGRFGAQGYALKGICYVFLRGPAAVTVPVDGEVLGKWEEGLKSCFLQAFQEKIMTKGNT, from the coding sequence GTGTTCCGCGACATAGACCTTGACAAACACGGCCTCGTCGAGGCGTCGGCGGGCACGGGCAAGACCTACACCATCGAGCGGCTCGTGCTGCGGCTGCTTGCCGAAAAGAACGTGCTGCTCGAAAACATCCTGGTGGTCACCTTTACCGAGGCGGCCGCCATGGAGTTGCGCAGCCGCATGCGAGCCCTGCTCGGGCAGGCCTGCGCGGGCAGGGGCGTCGACGGTTTTTACATTTCGGCCAAACAGATGGCGTGGCTCAGCGGCGAACTGCTCGCGTTCGACCGGGCGAACATTTTCACCATCCACGGGTTCTGCAACCGCGTTCTTTCGCGCTGGCCGCTTGAAACCGGTCTTGCCCGGGGCGGCGAGATCGTCGACGAGCAGTCGCTCGCCAACGCCCTTGTTGCCGAGGAGATGCGCGGCGTGTGGCCCGAGTGGGACGGGCGCCTTGAGGGTGCATTGACAAAAGAGATAGGCGAGGCGGGCATTGAGAAATTCCGGGCCGCCGTCGTTGCCGTGGCGCAGCGGTATGCGCCCGGACAAGTGGAACTGGCGCCGGAACCGTGTGAAAGCCTCGATGCCTTCTGCGCTTCGGAAAAAGCGTTCGACGAACGGGTCGACGGCGCCACGGGCAGGCTCCGGAAAGCGGCGGCCCTGCTGCTTGAAGAATATAAAAGGGTCAAGCCGCTGTTGCGGCCCGCTCCCTTAAAGGACGGAAAGTACGACGCCATCACGGCGTGGCTGAACGGGTTCTCCTGCTCGGAAACGGGAGTCGAGGAGCCGGTTGCGGAAAGGGAAGAAACAAAGGAAACCGCCGGACAATGGTTCGGGTTCACGGCGCCGGACATGCGCGTGCCCGAGGTCGCTGCCTTCTTCGGGCGATGGACGGCGTTCGTCAGGGAGAAAACCGGGCTGTGCGCGGAAATTTCCTCTCGAAGCAACAGCCTCGTTGCCTCGCTCGGCCTGAGCCTCAGGCACCGGCTCGACCGTCACCGCATCGGCAAGGGCCTGACCAGCTACAACGACATGATCCGCAGCGTCGAGGCCGCGCTTTCCCGCGGGACAGGCGCGCTGCGTGACCGACTGTGGCGCCAGTACCGCTACGCCATCATCGACGAGTTCCAGGACACCAACGCGCTCCAGTGGAACATTTTCCGCAGCGTCTTCATGGAGGGCGGGGAGAAAAGGCTGTTCGTGGTGGGCGACCCCAAGCAGTCGATTTTCCGTGTGCAGGACGCGGACGTGTACACCTACCTCGAGGCGCGCGGCTATTACGAGGAACAATGCAACAAGGGCCTGGCGAAGATTTATTCGCTCGATGTCAATCACCGGTCCACAAAAGGTCTTATTGACGCATGCAACTGCTATTTTTCAAAGAATGACTGGTTCGCCGTTGCGGGGATCGGTTTTTCGCCGACCGGGCCGGCGGATGAAAAGAAATCCTCCGCAAACCATGCGGACGCGGGAAAGAAGGATGAACCTGACCTAACGGCGATGATCGGAACCTTGAAGCCGTCCGGCCCCGTCGTTGTCAGGCCCCTGTACGGTCTTCCGGACCTGATGACCGGCACGCGCGGGTGTCCGCGTATCGGATCGCAGCGCATGTCGTACGCGCGATACATTGTGTCGAAAATCATCGAATGGCACCAGCAGGGGCTCCCGTACCGGTCAATGGCGCTTTTGTACGAGACAAGGACCTATGCCGGCCCGCTGCTGCCGCTGCTGCGCGAGGCCGGGATTCCCTATTCGCAATACAAGGAGGCCGGGCTCTTCGCCTCGCTGGAGGCGCTCAACTGGGCGTGCCTGCTCGAATACCTGGCCGAAGGCGCGCCGCAGAATTTAAAAAGGCTCCTGCTCACCGATTTTTTCGGACAGGACCCTTCCGAGGTTGTCGCGGGAAGGGCGGTCGCGCAATTCGGAACCGTTGCCGCGTGGTGGCGGACGCTCGCGGGGCGCGGGCAATGGCCCGCTCTCATGGCCGCGGTTTTTTCCGGCACCGCGCTTCTGTGCCGCGCGGCCCGGCGCGCCGGCGGCAAGCGCGTGATCGCCGCGTACCGGCAGATCGGCGAATGGGTCGCGGCCCGTCTCATCGCCGACCGCATGCCGCCCCGCGACGTGGCAAAGCTCCTGCGGGCGTATTACGCGGGCACGCGGCCGCCGCCCGAGGAGGAGGACCGCTTTCGCCGCGAGACCGAGGAGGACGCGGTCGCCGCGACCACCATCCACTCGAGCAAGGGCCTGCAGTTTGACGTCGTGTTCGTTCTGGCAGGAGCGGGCAGGGCCAGATCGCCCGACGCGCCCTACGTGGTGCGCGCCGAAAACGGAATGCGGCGCGGAAAAATACTGGTGTCGCTTGACAAAAGCCATAAGGCCGCGATGGCGCGGGAGGAAGACGGCGAGCGCCGGCGCCTGCTGTACGTCGGCCTCACGCGCGCGCGGTACAAAATGGTCCTGCCGTCGTGGGAGGAACCGAAAAAGGACAGGAAAACAGGCGCCTTGCTTTATGATAAGCTGCCGCACTACGAGAAAAACCTGCTTGACGCAAGCGCGGAAAACGAAAAACTGTTTTACCGGGATTTGTCGGCCGTCTCGACGGCGGAGCCGGGGCGGAAGCGGCAGACAGGCTACCAACGGCCGCGCGCCGGCGCCTTTACAAGCGCGGACAGCACTCCCGTGGAAAGCGCGGCAAGGAAAATCGGCGCTTATGCCGCCCGGTGCGGCATAAGCGGCCGAAGGCAGCTGCTGCATTCCTACACCTCGCTGGTGCACGGCGGCCGCGACAGCGGTCCTGAGTGGCGGGACGAGGCGCACGACAACGCGGATGAAATTGCCGCGAACCTGCCGGAGCAGCTGCGGTTTGATCCTGCCGCGGTTTTGTTCGGCGGATCGCCGGAGAAGGACCCGCAGCCCTCAACGCTTTCCGGCAAAAAAACAGGCACCGCGCTGCATGAGGTGCTGGAAGGCCTCGATTTTACTTCGGTCAAAACCGGAAACAGCGTGCTGAACAAGAAAATAGAAAACAGGTTCGGCGCATACGGCCTGCTCGCCGGAAGCGTGGAACGGCGTGCGGAGACATGCCGGCAAGTTGCCGGCCTGCTGACCGCGGCGCTTTCGCTGAAGTTACCTCTTGTCAACGGCATGACCGTAAGCCCTGCGGAAATCGCGCCGGGAGACATTCTTTCGGAATCGTATTTTTCCGCGGCGGTGGGCCGCCGAAGCGGCCGTATCGCGGAACCGGCAGCCGGCGCCGGCACCTCCGACAGTATCATCGGTTTCATCGACGTCATATTCCGCAAAGGAAAGGACCTCTATCTTCTCGACTGGAAATCCGACACGCTCGACGCGTACGACAAGAAATCGCTTGGTGATGCCATGGAAAAACGCGGCTACACCGTTCAAGCGGCGCTGTATACGGCGGCGTTTCAGCGGTGGCTTGCGGGGCGGTTCGGGGCCCAGGGATACGCGCTGAAAGGTATTTGTTACGTTTTTTTACGCGGGCCCGCGGCGGTAACGGTACCGGTGGATGGAGAGGTTCTTGGCAAATGGGAAGAGGGATTGAAGAGTTGCTTTTTACAGGCTTTCCAGGAAAAGATCATGACAAAAGGAAATACATGA